The Flavobacterium psychrotrophum region CTGGGCTTTGCTCCGGATATTGACAGGGCTAAAGAAGCACTGAGCGGACACAAAGTTGAGGTAGTCTACCAGTTTTAAACTATGGAAAACGGAATTACCGGCGTACTAAAGATGTTCTTTGAGGCGCTGTTCATTGGCCTGGCTATACTTATGCCTGTTGCCGCATTTATCAAAACTTCAAACCTGAAATTTTTACAGGCAAAAGATTTATTTATTCTGCAAGGTGTACAGGCACTTCGTATTATGGGTGTTTTTTATGCCATGCTACATATTCCTGATGTGTATAGTGTGTACTTTGCGAGTTCAGAGTTATCTAATGGCAGTAGTGTAGGTATCAGCTTTCCGGTATCCTACCAGTTGTTTCTGTTCTATCCGCCGTTAGCTTATCTTATCCTTACACAATTGTTATGGATAAAGAAGCTGTATATTAAGAAAACAGCCTTAATTACATTTTGCTTTCTATTGTTGGTTTTTCCTACCAAGAATTTTGTTGCGATAGTTTCTGCATTACAAGGGCAAGACCCAACATCTGCTTTATCCATTTACAATGCTAACTTTTTTGCCCGTGTTGGCTTGAGTATTGTAATATCATTCTTTACCGCGTTTGCCCTTATGGTACTTAGTGGTAAACTAAAGAATGTGGTGGAGAAGTAAGTTAGTGTGGACTCAAGATTCAGATACTTTACTTTTTAGATACAAGCTTCCGTGAGGAAGCTTTTTTTATGCAGAATAAAATTTTAAGCCCATTTCCTTTTATCTTTACAGGCTGTGGCAATAAACCTGTTGCATTTTAGTTAAAAATAAGAAACAATCTATGGCATCAAGAAAGGCAAAACTGGTTCTGATGAAAATCTTCAGCCTGTTTTCGGTAGTACGTGGCTATAACATTCCTGTTATAGTGCTGGCGCAGTACCTTTCTGCCATCTTTATATTAGATAAAGAACGCCGTTCCCTGGATGTTATACTTGACCTTAACCTGTTTTTTATTGTGCTGGCTTCATCACTTACCATAGCATCGGGTTACATTATCAATAATTTTTACGATGCCCAGAAAGACCTTATTAACCGGCCTAAAAAATCGATGTTAGACAGGCTTGTGAGCCAGGGTACAAAGTTGCAGGTGTATTTTGGGCTTAATTTTATTGTAGTGTTACTGGCATGGCTGGTTTCATGGCGGGCAGTATTGTTTTTTGCAGCCTACATTTTTCTTATTTGGTTTTACAGTCATAAGCTAAAACGCTATCCGCTTATTGGTAACCTAACGGCAGCACTACTGGCAGTATTACCTTTCTTTGGCATATTAATGTATGTAAGTAAGTTTAATAATAACCTTTATTATGATGCGCAGCAGTTAGGGACAATATTTGCACATGCTACCTTTCTTTACCTCCTTATATTAGTGCGCGAACTTATAAAAGACCTTGAAAACCTTGCCGGCGACCTGGTTGCTAACTATCGTACTATACCAGTAATGCTTGGCGAACGTAGGGCCAAAATAATTATTGCTGCACTTATAGCGCTTACTGTAATTCCGGTTTACCTGCTTATAGAAGTATATGATGTAGGGTATATGGATATTTACTTCTACGCCGGTATGCTGGTTATAATCTACTTTTTGTATCGCTTGTGGGATGCCAATGGTAAAACCGATTATTCACTGCTGCACAATTTGCTTAAAGGCCTTATTGTGGCGGGTATCTTTAGTATTGTGCTTATAGACCCCGAAGTACTGGTGCACGGCAGGGAACTACTTGTTGAGGTATAGTTTTTTTAGATTGCCGGATGATATAACTCTTGATTATGGGGGTGCACCCGCAACAGCTGAAAACCTGTCGCTTTGTTACTTTGAAACTCTGTTACTTTGCGACTTAAAAAAACCTATCTTTGCAAAAAATAGTTGACAGCAATGAACAGTAACAGGCGTGGCGGCACACCCGGCAGGGGCGGAAGCGACAGAAAAAAAAGCAGTGGGCCATCTAAGCCTCTAAATAAATCGTCTAAACCTTTTGAACGCAAAAAAGAAGACAGCCGTGAGGGTGAAAAGCCTGAGCGCAAAGCTGCCTTTATAAAGGGTAAAGGGCCTAAGCCTTTTGAGCCGAAACCTGCACCAAAAGTGCCTTTAGAAAAAGACGAGCTTCGCCTTAATAAATATATATCTAACTCAGGTATGTGCAGCCGAAGGGATGCAGATATTTACATACAAAGTGGTAATGTAAAAGTAAACGGCCAGGTAATTACAGAAATGGGTTACAAGGTAAAACTTACCGATCTGGTAGATTTTGACGGTGTACGCATTACCCCTGAGAAGAAAGAATATGTGTTGCTTAACAAGCCTAAAAGCTTTACTACATACAGCGAAGGCGACAAAGTTCAGCGCAATGTGTCTGAGCTTATAAAAGGTGCCAGTAAAGCAGTATTACAGCCGGTAGGGCGTATGGATATGAACACCACAGGGCTGTTGATATTTACTAACGATGCTGAGTTTATACGTAAGTTTGCACAGCCAAACCAGAAATCGTTTAAAATATACCAGGTAACATTAGATAAAAATCTTAAGTTTGAAGACCTTGAGAGCCTTAGCCAGGGGGTAACACTTGATGGTCACCGCTTGTTTATAGATGAAATAAGCTATATAGACGGCCAGCCAAAAACGGAGATAGGCATTAAACTGCGTACGCCAAATACAAAGGTGGTTCGTGCTATTTTTGAAAGCTATAAGTATGATGTGCTTAAAATAGACCGTGTGTCTTTTGCCGGCCTTACTAAAAAGAACCTGCCGCGCGGTAATTACCGCCACCTTACAGAGCAGGAAGTTATTAACCTTAAGAACCAGTAATGGATCCTATAGCTTTACAGC contains the following coding sequences:
- a CDS encoding geranylgeranylglycerol-phosphate geranylgeranyltransferase, whose amino-acid sequence is MASRKAKLVLMKIFSLFSVVRGYNIPVIVLAQYLSAIFILDKERRSLDVILDLNLFFIVLASSLTIASGYIINNFYDAQKDLINRPKKSMLDRLVSQGTKLQVYFGLNFIVVLLAWLVSWRAVLFFAAYIFLIWFYSHKLKRYPLIGNLTAALLAVLPFFGILMYVSKFNNNLYYDAQQLGTIFAHATFLYLLILVRELIKDLENLAGDLVANYRTIPVMLGERRAKIIIAALIALTVIPVYLLIEVYDVGYMDIYFYAGMLVIIYFLYRLWDANGKTDYSLLHNLLKGLIVAGIFSIVLIDPEVLVHGRELLVEV
- a CDS encoding pseudouridine synthase, with amino-acid sequence MNSNRRGGTPGRGGSDRKKSSGPSKPLNKSSKPFERKKEDSREGEKPERKAAFIKGKGPKPFEPKPAPKVPLEKDELRLNKYISNSGMCSRRDADIYIQSGNVKVNGQVITEMGYKVKLTDLVDFDGVRITPEKKEYVLLNKPKSFTTYSEGDKVQRNVSELIKGASKAVLQPVGRMDMNTTGLLIFTNDAEFIRKFAQPNQKSFKIYQVTLDKNLKFEDLESLSQGVTLDGHRLFIDEISYIDGQPKTEIGIKLRTPNTKVVRAIFESYKYDVLKIDRVSFAGLTKKNLPRGNYRHLTEQEVINLKNQ